A stretch of DNA from Raphanus sativus cultivar WK10039 unplaced genomic scaffold, ASM80110v3 Scaffold1865, whole genome shotgun sequence:
AAACGAGATCAAACGTGTTCCAACTCATCTTTTGATTTTACCAAATCTCAAAATCTTCTCTCTTTAGAGATTGAAGATTAAGAACCCTAGTTTTCAAGTAATCCCCAATTGGATCCGATCTTTCACTTTTTTTCCTCCATGAATGTTCTGGGTTTTGTACCTCTGCAACAAAGCCGATGTCTTTATTCCTTGTGACTGCCATTGACGAGCTCTGTTGGTCAAAGCTTTTCATCTAAACCTGTAGCTAAAGAGACACCTTCTGATTATGGACCTTGTGCAAATCCTCTCAATGGGTTCCAGGAAATCATCAATGGACAGAACCCATCATCAAAACGATTATATGGCCGCCATTATGACCGAGAAGGAAGCTATGGTGAATCGTTTTCTTGTCAAGGCTCTCCAGAATCCTTGTCATCGTCTCACCAGTTAGTCAATTCTATCCCAAACCCCCCAAGATTCAATTTTTCACTTTCTTCCTTTGTTGGATTGATTTGATTTTAGTCATGTCTTTAGCATTCTGGAGTTTGATAGAATTGGGGAatcatgtttatgttttctCTACAAATCGATCCTTTTGTTTGGTGACTTGGGTTTGGCTTTCTTGCTCGACAATTTGATCCATAACTATGGTTGCTTTGCTTGTTGTTAgtaaaaactatttttcttcCTCCCAAAGTTGATAactttaatatatgtattttatttaatgttgcTTTGTTTGTCTTCTTCAGTAACAAGAATGAGGTTCTGAATCCAAGTTAGGACCTCACTGAAATTCCCAGAAAAGTGTAAGCTTAGCAAAATTAATTTGccaaattttaatcttttatgTTTCCTTGTGAtattaaattgttttgttttggatcAGTTTTTACTCTCACAATGCTAATATGATTCCTCCTTAATTACCGAGTTTTGTGGACACTAACTTCATCACCTTCTCAAGTCAGAATAAGGTATATGTCACATTACTTCTCTCTACTAATTGTCTTTGTGGACATGATTCTAATTAATATCCTTTTGTTGTGTCTACAAGACCTTGTCCACAAGACCTCGTCCACAGTATGCTGAAAATTCTTCGTCCACCAAAACCTTGTACATGAAACCTCTTGtagaattaaaaacattgtttatatttcttgtaagagtttgtttttgttctAGCTTTGAAGGATTTGGTGGCTAATCATGCTTCTCTGTTAGGTTCACTCACACATGAGCTCAAAGAAATTGGGTTTATGGCCAGGAAGTAACTCGGTTCTCTGGtgctatattttttttcttcttccttcattGGTTGGTTCTATGTCCATACCATATATGTCCACATTTTACTTGTCCACATGTTATGTTCGTATTTTTCTATATCCACATTTTAATTGTCCACAAATACATAATTTACAAGTTTTTTTCTATGCGtggatatgtttttaatattcaaatgagTAAAATACACGTAAATGGATGTTAAAatgtagaaaataaaaaactacaacttattacatcaaatttatttatatatttttagattcagaatataatcaaataaagaaATAGAGGGTaaattgataataaaaataataagaattaaaaaaaaaaatcacttggCTCAACGAAATTACGTATACACTCCAAGCGAAAGCTCTTTAGGAGTTTCAGTTCATCAGGGACAAAAATATCTAGAAACCCTCTCAAAATCATAAAATGTGTTCTTCAAGTGCAATGTGCCTCTGAGTGCAAACAAAAAGACAAATGTGTCTTATAATGTAATGCACTCTAATAGTTTAGGGTCGAACACAAAGTAACCTTTTGTGTAACTTTCTCCGATCTAAAAGCATGCCAAGGTTGTAAAGAGTATGTATGTGCCTCGTATGGCTTTTTACTTGGTCTAAGAACATTAATTGTACTAAGAGTGTGAATAAGCCCATACGGAGTGTTAATTCATGACAGAAAATTGGGCCTCTGAAATCCTACTACTTTACTAGGACTTGAAAGCCCACAAAATGCAAATTCGAAGCTTTAGATCGTTCTCGTTTGTTGAGGAAGAAGTGAAACGTTGCGTTTTGGAGTAGCTAGCCTACGGCTGTcaggtagagagagagagaaacgcGAAGCCTTTCTTTCAACTCTCTCACAGGTCTTAAAGCCCTAAAGACTTGGAGTCCAACTGTGGTGGTGATCTATCTCTCGTCTTACCTCTCCCGTTCTTAAAGATTACTTTCCGTCAGGTAATGTCTCTCAGTTTCCTTAGTTTTCTCGAGAAAAATGCTGCGAAGCTCTAAAAATGGGAAGTGTTTGATTGAGAAAGTGTGagattgatttgatttttttttttgttttttttttgtaatttcgaATATTCTCAGGATCTTCGGTAATGGCTTGCTTGCGTGGTATCTCGAAGAGAGTTAATCTCTTACAGAGGCGAGTTTACCCAACGTGTGGTCATCTCATCAGTAACGACAAAGATGAAACTAAACCAAGTTCTGATGCAGTGATGATCCCTAAACTCTTTGGAGCTAACAACAAGCTTACCTCTATGTTTACGGAGAGGCAGTTTGCTGCTCCCTTGGGTCTTGGATTGTCTTCTTCTCGGTACATGAGCTCCTCCTCTACTACACCACCACCCACGGAATGGTCTGATAAAGTTGATGGTATCGACTTTGTTGCACCTCAAGTCGTTCCTGATCAGATCGTTGAAGCTGTGACGATGACAAGCCAAGCTGTTCCTGCTGTGAACGAGGTTGCTATTGCAGCTGCGGATTCTGCTTTTCCTGTTGCTGCTTTGCAGCATTTGATTGATGCTCTTCATTCCTTTACTGGCTTGAACTGGTATATTATATTTacacactctttttttttttttctgttctgtttctgttttgtatgtgagtttttttttttgttttgtttttttcaggtgGGCTTCGATAGCTTTGACTACTGTGCTCATTCGTGGAGTTACAATTCCCATTCTTTTGAATCAACTTAAGGCTACTTACAAACTCAATGTTAGCTCCCgctgtatttttaattttttttttatttacattattaGGATATGCTTCTTTTTGCACTAGTGCTTCATCTATCATATGTTCTTGCAGCTTCTGAGGCCTCAACTGGAGGAGCTAAGACAAGAGATGGGCAATAAGGTAACAAGCTCTTCCTCCTCCTTTTCTTTACTTGTTCTTTGTACCGTTTGTGAGTGTCTCATTGTTCAAGTCCATGAATCAAAACGCCTTTCCGTTTCATAACACCATGGGTTGCTCCACCTTGCTTTTCTAATTACCCACTTGTCTTGACCTTTTGCGTGTGTTGTTATTTTCTTAGGGTACGGATCCTGAAGCCATGGCAGAAGGCCAAAGACGGATGCAGTTATTGTTTAAACAGTAAGTCTCTTTTTTGATTGGTCTCCTAAAGTTAAAAGGTACAACTAGATTTCTCCTTTGCTGATTTTGGTGGATTGGCTTAGGCATGGGGTAACTCCGTTTACACCTCTCAAAGGACTTATTATTCAAGGCCCCATCTTCATCAGCTTTTTCTTTGCGGTAAGATATTTGATCTCATTGAGTTGACTCTCATCATTGCATTCACTGATTGATGCTTGTCTACATATACAGATCAGGAATATGGCCGAGAAAGTACCGTCATTTAAAACCGGTGGAACTCTTTGGTTTACTGACCTCACCACTGCAGATACTACATATATCTTGCCACTTCTCACCGCAGTTACTTTCATTATTATGGTGGAGGTAGTAGCTTTGTATATATGCTTTTGCTTTATCTATATCACTTTTAGTAGTCGTCATTGTCAGacttaatatatattgaatgcAAGTCTTGTATTGTTTTGTGTCTGTAGTCCAACATGCAGGAAGGTATGGAAGGGAATCCAGTAGCAGGAACTATGAAGAAATTCTCAAGAATCATTGCCATTCTCTCTATTCCAATTTTGATGGGCATTGAAAAGGTAAAATAGTACTCTCCTCCCTCTCTTGACTCTCTTTGATGTGGATAATAAGCAATGAGTTTTTGGGCAGGCATTGTTCTGTTACTGGCTCACTTCCAACCTGTTTACCCTTGGGTATGGACTAGGCAAGTCCCCTATCTCTTTCCACAGAGTCTTGAAACTTGAGATGAAAGAGTTTTGATGTGACATTGTGTATATAATTAATGTGTGCAGCACTAAGACGTCCTGATGTGAGGAAGCTCTTGAATCTACCGAATGTTGGCACCTCTTCTTCCACCGGGCAGCCATCTCCGCCGCCTTCGCCTATTCCATTTTCCTTTGAGCAGCCAAAAGACCAAAGTGTTGTTGGTCATGAAGATCCTCCTATGCATTCCTCCCAAGATCCTCATGTGTCTTCTTCCTCCGAGTCATCTTCGAGTGTTCCAGAGAGAAGAATCTCCAGGAGTTCAGTTCTGAATCAGAGAATCAGAACTCTGGAGAGACAACTCAAAGACCGAAAGAAGAAGTGACCGGTtctttctgtatttttttttaatgttaaagTTGTTTTGCTTGAACTGGCTGAGATACAATAGAAGGAAGGGATTAAGTATCCTCCGGAATTTAAGGTTTTGAATATGAAGGCAATAATCAAGTCATATGGATTACTCTGAAGTATTCATCTTATATACTGATAAGACACTACAAGAGGTTCCTATCAAAGTGCTAGCTATAGAGAAAACTAACTTAAACTCCTTGGCACGGTAATCCGAGAAACTGAAAACACTCCTATTCTCAATTGATCTTTATCGATGATCTTTGTTATTGTAAAGGTCTCCCTTTAAATAGGGATCCACCTTGAAGAATGcatataacaaaatatgaaaagttGCAGAATGGAATTAAGTAAAAACTAGACCATAGATGGAAATAATGAAAACGCCAATattcttgatcttcttctccttgttaATGCTTAACCGACTTCGTTTGAACCGACTAACGTTATTGGACATTGTTCTCGAAGTCTTCCTAGCTTTTGAAGTCTCTCTCTTTCCCTCCGAgaatacattttttttcaaaaagatgaTCAGATCTATCAATACTTTCCTGCCACATTTTCACCTTGTCCTCAAGGTGAAATTCCGGAAACTGTCGAGCCAATGTTCACATGCACAAATACTTCCAATTCATTACTCCCTTACAGCGAACTTATTGGATACTGTCTGGAGTAACTTATTATATCACTTGTTAAAGCGTGAGGAAGTTGTTGTTTGTGAGATGCAATCTAAGGCCTCGTACAAATACTTCCAATATGGATTTACTTTATCCCGATCTGAGACAATCGCCTCAGGAACTCCATGCAGCTAGAGTTGTCAAACGGATTGACCCGCGTCCATCTGGACAGTCTCGCAGCGGGTCCATCAGTGGATCAGACCGCACGGGTTGGCCTGTGGCGGGTTGCGGCCAGAAAAATCTTGTCCAAGCCCACCCCGCCTATTtctatttgtttgcgggttgacCCGTGGATTACATGCATTAAAACAACATATAGTTCTCAAAACATATTCAAAACAATACATGTTTTGTCTCAGAACATGAACGTTTACTAATAGTGTCTcaagatattaaaatttatgattcTGAAACATACATTAGATGAATGTTTACTAAAAATAGCGATCTTAATGATATTACAAAGTATGTATAACATACATCATATGTTAATAGAGGTATCAAACGGACAAGCAATACTCACTTTCTtctgttgatgtaaagatgtccgccctgaagtagtcgctgacgtagttgctgaagcagacgtcgtagtgagtggtgaagaccatgtggagtcgagatgctgagctggagtcgtgcagacttggagagcaagagagtatcttggagaaaaggcaaaaaggaataaacttgaggagcaagtttatgacttaaaggaagaggaataagtgcattccaagaaaaggaaagttgcacttattgatatggaagatgtccatattgtggttccttggagactagggtttcgggaacgtggagaactatataagatagctatgggtcgtctgtagagagacagagacacagaggctgatcttatagagagagagaagcgcttggaagtgttctgggtcgtgctgaagcaggggctgaagtacttgacggtagagagacataagcgggtagcttaggaattgttcagtagcagctgttagggtgttaacaggctagcgaggctgattaagcagaacttgtaattgagttgtacaaggcgatttctaataaagttattgggtgtgcttgtgtattttgtctctcttgatttaccttctgcattactattgtttgtgtcgtctttgcacttacaagtggtatcagaacGGGGCTCGATAGAGTTAACGACTTAGTTTCGAGTAGATCAAGGTGAAGATGGACACGGTTATTTCTGTGCAGAAGGCAATCGTGTTGAAAGCGGACCAGTATGGTCATTGGAAGGCTCGCATGAAGCAGTTGATTcgaggaatcaatgaagatgcgTGGACAGCTGTGGAGACTGGTTGGGAGGAGCCTACCATAGTCACAGCAGATGGGAAGAAGCCTAAGCCAAAGGAGGATTGGTCAGAGGCAGAGCGCAATGCATCAAAGTTTAATGCAAAGGCGCTTTCGACGATTTTCGGAGCTGTTGAAGTAGAGCAGTTCCAGCTGATTCAGGGGAGCACTTCAGCTAAAGAGGCGTGGGAGATCCTGCTGAATTCGTTTGAAGGAGATGATAGTGTCAAGAGGACACGTCTGGATCATCTTGGGTCGcagtttgagaatctgaagtgGTCAGATGCAGATACGGTGGCGAGCTTCAGTGCCAAACTCAGTGCTATAGCGCATGAAGCATGTGTACTtggaaagaagtacaaggagaagaagctggtgaagaagttgttacgctgtcttccagcaagGTTTGGAGCTCAGAAGGCGGTCCTAAATATGACTGCAAACACTgatgagctcaagtttgacaaggttgtgggtatgctgaaggcggaagagatggagacaggCAGTGGCTCGGTGTCTACATCAGGAGGTACACCAGGGAGTATAGCCCTTGTAGTTGACAAGGATGCAGAGAAAATTCAGAAGCTTGAAGATGCCGTGGGCATGTTGGCTAGGAATTTTGGCAAGAGGATGAATTTCTCAGGTGGGAGAAATCAGGTTGGTCGCCAGGAAGGTGATCGTGACagtagcagaagaagagaaggtctCAAGTGCTACGAGTGTGAAGGAGTTGGTCATATAAGGGCTAACTGTCCGTTGGTACAACGAAGAGAGCTCAAGTGCTCTGAGTGTAGAGGTGTTGGACACACACGGCGTGAATGTCCAAACTCAAGGAAGGGTAAAAGAGTTTCATCGCAGTCGTCTGATGAGTCAGAatctgaagaagatgaaaaggtAGTGAAGAATATGGTTGCGTTTGGTGCACGCAAGGAGGGATTTAGTGAATCCTCGGATTCAGATGTCATTACAGACCCTGAGGATTATCACATGATGCTCAACAAGTGGTTGAATCTCAAGAACGAGAATCTGAGATTGCAACACGATCTGGTGCAGAGCCGTGAGCAGTATGAAGATCTTGCTGAAGAACTTGCTGCTGTACATGAGAAGAATGAGTCTCTGGAGAAGGAGGTTAGCAACCTGAGAGAAGTTGCTACTGGGGAACGAGAGAGAGCAAGGATGCTGGAACATGATTTGGCTGAGAATCGCAAACAGATCAGGATGCTCAATAGTGGATCCAAGGAGTTGGATAAGATACTCTCGATGGGACAACCAGCCAAGGTGAACTGGGGTCTGGGATATCGAGGAGCTGAGGGTACTAAGGAAGTACAGAAGGGGATGTCACATTTCGTGCATGGGAGCACATCAAAAAGTGGAGCCAAAGAAGCTTGTCAGGAAGTACGTCGGGACGTGCGACAAGGAGTACGGCAGGAAGTTCTACAGCGCGGGGCTGTGAGTAACAAGCCGAAAGTGGTACATCAGTGCAACAACATGAAGGTCAGACAGGGGGTTCTGAAGCATGGGTGTGCAGCTGGTACGAGGAAGGAGACTGATCGGTGCATCAGTAACTGTGTCAggccaaagaagaagcaacatcggatgtgctgctggttctgtgggaaggttggacacaagaaggtGGAGTGTTTTGCTCGTGAGAAGAGCAGAAACATGACCAAGAGGGTGAACAAGACGATCACTAAACCCAAGAGGGTTAAAGAGGTGTCTGTAGCCAAGAGTGGCTTACTTGATGAGATCAAGGAGAAGATATCAGAAGAGGGATGCAGCTCTGGTAGGagtgatcttgaggaagatcaagaagcatcaagTCTGGAGCTAGGACACGGAGTTGTCCGTAGCACAAAGGGTAAGGAGATCGAAGTGCGTCAGGAAGTGATGCGAGAGGATCTTCAGGAGGGTGATAGCGAAATCACTCCAAGGCTATAGCAACGAGTGCAGAGGGCACTCGGGGTGGTTGAGAAGAGGCTCATGGTCAAGGAGACGACGCATGAAGGAAGCCTGGTCCTCAACAGAAGTGAGTCGAGAGGTAACTCGACAGGTGCGTCAGATCGTGATGCAGTAAGTGTAATCTATTCCGCTGCAGCAGAGGCTGTATCATGATTACGCATGGAGTAGCAGACGGGTTTGTCTGTAAGgcttgacatctaagcatctgttttagcttagtttgcaatcaagcagggggagaatggtgacgttttggtccaaggagtgcatatctcatgggggagaagagcatagtgatggacgtcctgaagtagatgatgcttgtctcctgggggagaaaagcatggtgtggtgcacatctcgtgggggagaaaagcacaattggcgtggaagtttccaggtggggaacgtggttgttgaaccagaagaaggttgtgcttgataggcacacaaagctaaaagggagagattgttgatgtaaagatgtccgccctgaagtagtcgctgacgtagttgctgaagcagacgtcgtagtgagtggtgaagaccatgtggagtcgagatgctgagctggagtcgtgcagacttggagagcaagagagtatcttggagaaaaggcaaaaaggaataaacttgaggagcaagtttatgacttaaaggaagaggaataagtgcattccaagaaaaggaaagttgcacttattgatatggaagatgtccatattgtggttccttggagactagggtttcgggaacgtggagaactatataagatagctatgggtcgtctgtagagagacagagacacagaggctgatcttatagagagagagaagcgcttggaagtgttttgggtcgtgctgaagcaggggctgaagtacttgacggtggagagacataagcgggtagcttaggaattgttcagtagcagctgttagggtgttaacaggctagcgaggctgattaagcagaacttgtaattgagttgtacaaggcgatttctaataaagctattgggtgtgcttgtgtattttgtctcttttgatttaccttctgcattactattGTTTGTATCGTCTTTGCACTTACATCTTCCATCTCTTATAACAAGAAATGAATAGATCATACAGAGACATTGAGGCAAAGAATAGCAGGACAAAATATCGGGAGAAATTATACATGGATATGTCAATTTAGGAGTTACAGGTAAACGATATCATTCATCCAAAACCTTATGACTGTATCTAGCTAACGTAATGATGAATATCTCTAATTAAAACTCTTGTAGCATAGGAAAAGGGTCGCAAACATAAGCTACATGAAGAAGTGATACTCAACacacaaaacaaattatatCATTACTTAATTGAATCGAGACTTGAGACAAAAGAACATATTCTGCCTTTGATTTGCAGGTTAAGAAGCACATAATTTATGAGAACATAAATCCAATAaagtaaagaaaagaacatGAATTATCAAAATGAGAACACCTTTTTACAGTTTACATTGTGATTTCTTCCTTATAAGACCATAACAATTATGTTATACAATCTAAAAATAAAGAaccaaagaaaacataaatctatctatcctattaaaagtgaggTACAAATGAGAACTAACCCTTTAAACATCACTTTATTTACACCAAAATGTCATTGAGTAAATATCaactatttttctaaaaataaaaatcaatcaTCATTTATTATATCTTACAAAAAAACTTACCATTCGGAAACATTATATATGTGAACAATTTAGATCTTTTGCTTGATTTACTCCACGAAATCTATCTATTTAATACAAAATCACCAGATTATTAATTAAGCAATATCCatgagcatatatatatatataagtgtaCCTTTCTACTCACTTTCTTCATATTCAAAACACGAAGAGAACAAAATGTTGAACAACCAAAATTGGTTTTCTCAACGACGTCAAATCTTAGGGACGAAACTCTCTAATGTATTCTTGCAGATAAGCAAGTAAGTTAAATAAATTCCATACAAGCTCCAAACCTTTGTTAATATCGTTATTGACTGACCATCTTcaaacaactctaaattttgattggtaACAAGAAGATTTCATTTGATACGCTTGCTTGACGAAGGTAGAAAAATTTAAAGACAAAGGTTGATTTGaagttttgtttagaaaataaaacaaatcaattttttttttgttaacaaaccTACATTGTTTTTTCCCGAAAAAAATAACTGATACCGAATGGACTTTtgttcttaaaatatatattatatctagaTGGTCCAGATCATATTATTGTGTAATATTTGTTGTTGGAggttttattagttaaaaaattgtaattctatatttatatgttttacaaaaaaaatttattattttagtagcTTCATAAAACTAACTTACagtgaaacttctataaattaataatgttgggactaatttatcgagatactaattgaaacaaaaattaatttgagactatgaaattatattcatttatagagatattaatttatagatttttaatttgtagaggttatactgtatattaTAAAGATCTGGTAAAAccaaatgttaaaatatttgtttatattgttatttattgaataaaataaaatgtgaacAAAAGTCACTAGATATAAAAAAGGCttcttaaaagtaatttatatatgataGTGCCAAATATCTCTATATAAAATAACGAAGACTTAAACATATTCAGCTACAATAGCATTAAAATGAtgacacacaaaacaaaaattaacatatGAAGAAAAGTTAAAACTAACACTCGGGCACACAGATCAAAGGttagtctatattattaaactgaaatattttttggtaatgttttgaaaatatggAGAGTATAATAACTgagattgtttggaaacatgtataccaaattaaatatttttttatttacatatttagtcattgcatttacaataaattaagtattttatatatttttttaaattactgaTTCTACCAATGCATTTAAAATAatcttaattaactaattacaatggttgttgtttctttgtggtgaaattaaaaatactaactaaaatatatagtatatattatattaaaataaattttaaattcagtattaccttatttagtttagttaaatataattttttttgagaatttaaTTTTCAAGAAAACGAATATATCATaaagttaataataattcatagaaaactaatgcaaacattaaaaaatttagtatgttgctttttaaaaaaaagtaataaaaaaagaacaggttaatatatgaatagtacaattacatcaaattgcatcaagttacaaaattttaaatataatattatgtacaaataaaaaaaatattattaaacatttatactataaaataatatattttactctatctgtaaattacaaaacataaaaatatatatggatttttttttataaaacaagaGTTTATGAGTTTACGTTGAAGATAAGTTAAATCAAACACCCGCACGGGTATGCGGGTTAATTTCTAGTATCCATTATAAACACAGACCTATAGTGTCATTCTCTGCTACTTTGTTACAATTCGTTTCTTCGCTGGAAAGGTTAACTCGCCACTTAAAAAGGGAACTTTTCACCTCACGAATTAGAAATCAGAAACATAATAATTCTACATATGCtcccctatatatatatatatatatatatatatatcccatTTTATAAATCGTTATAAAGAACAAACGAATATAAACAGATATTAGTTTACATTTTTCTGCAGCTATCACTAAGATCAACATGTTATAAAAATAGCCATACTCAATGGACTAAACAAGCACTTGAAGCAGCTATCACATCCATTTTTAACCTGGAACATACATGATTCCCAAGTAAAGGATAATACACATATAAATCTAAATCTATTCTCGGCCTAATGTAACGTCGTGGAAATCCATTGTACACATTACACTAAACCGACTTTTCCCTCCATCCTTATAGTAGTAATGGGTTGTCTTGAACAAGATTAAAATGAAAGCTCTATTAAATGAGACATAAATTAAAAACCGCACAACAATCATTGCGAAcccaaaacataatataatataagtaATCCACCAATTATAAATTCAACgtataaaaaaaacatgcagACCatttaaaaacacacaaagcaTAGCAGGTATCTTAGAAACCCTAActcttaaaatatatacaaccaTCATGAGAAAGCAAAATAACTCATATCAGGATTCCTGTCTATCCTCGAAAGAGTATCGTTCCAAGCTGTAGTTTGATTGTATTGATATTTGgttatatgtagatgatattgaACATTTTCACTGAGTACTTTTTATACTCATGTCTCATTTATTGATGCAGGCAATTAGTAGTTGTGTTGACCGGAGTGCGGAACTATGACTATCATCAGGACTGGTATtcttaaaaacattattattattgtttacgGTTATCTAGTTTGGTTTATTAATAAAGTTAcaacattttatataagttgATTAAccaatctatttatatattttaagcatATTAAGTGGATTTTCCTTGTTAGGCGACTGCACACCTcacaaaattaattacaaaaactgaatatggattttgtttttgagttACTAACTAAtcttagtaaaataaataagagtAATTTGTTAGattgtttaaattaataatgttttgaaaattatgtgaatgttttaattttcttattatttattaaaatattcatttggAGATGGATAACTAACCTTCTCTTTATAAAGGACACATATTCAatatatatgtagatatataaatagtttgatATTCTTAAGatagtttctatatttattatatattaagcACATGTAAGTTTCAAGATAGTAAAGTATTTTAATATGTGACAATATTATGAAATATCCAACAAATAGTAGCATGCCTAAAATATAACACATTCACTTATTAATGCATGAATCTAAGGATATcaatggaaaaaaaattgatatcttTCTAAAAGTTACAAAGTCATCATTAAAGTCAATCATGAAAAATAActtattgttattatatatatgtgtatatatatatatgctcttaatcacatattattatttacaaCACTAATATTGTATATCATTTGTCCGATATTCACATCTTTGTGTGCTAACTCATGGCAGGTACTGAACTATATCCAGATTCGCCGTTCGACAAAAAGAGCAAAAGGAACATCTTCATAACATTGACAGAGTCAGAGATAGGCATAAGTAATACGATAAAGATGTCAAAGAGTTACTAGAAGCCAATGTATTTGATAATCTTCCTAGGAATGATATCATAGGAATTGATACATTACAACGAGCCTACCATTG
This window harbors:
- the LOC130504884 gene encoding mitochondrial inner membrane protein OXA1-like; amino-acid sequence: MACLRGISKRVNLLQRRVYPTCGHLISNDKDETKPSSDAVMIPKLFGANNKLTSMFTERQFAAPLGLGLSSSRYMSSSSTTPPPTEWSDKVDGIDFVAPQVVPDQIVEAVTMTSQAVPAVNEVAIAAADSAFPVAALQHLIDALHSFTGLNWWASIALTTVLIRGVTIPILLNQLKATYKLNLLRPQLEELRQEMGNKGTDPEAMAEGQRRMQLLFKQHGVTPFTPLKGLIIQGPIFISFFFAIRNMAEKVPSFKTGGTLWFTDLTTADTTYILPLLTAVTFIIMVESNMQEGMEGNPVAGTMKKFSRIIAILSIPILMGIEKALFCYWLTSNLFTLGYGLALRRPDVRKLLNLPNVGTSSSTGQPSPPPSPIPFSFEQPKDQSVVGHEDPPMHSSQDPHVSSSSESSSSVPERRISRSSVLNQRIRTLERQLKDRKKK